The following coding sequences lie in one Cotesia glomerata isolate CgM1 linkage group LG5, MPM_Cglom_v2.3, whole genome shotgun sequence genomic window:
- the LOC123266299 gene encoding uncharacterized protein LOC123266299 produces MNIKNQLDSHNISDINNNNVNSSFNNYKSKDRRPIDQSKNGIFYGDNLIIKMEVNHRQLEIIGDGCQVTIVNNHAKIKIIGDGGVLRIIGDNFGDLVYYGDGGKILLGENNNLKKVQYVGDGGQVNNKKIINGLELSVVSGGFQKITGIGTKTTRKLKSPVVKMTTPD; encoded by the coding sequence ATGAATATCAAAAATCAATTGGATAGTCATAATATTagtgatataaataataataatgtcaatTCAAGTTTTAACAATTACAAATCCAAGGACAGAAGACCGATAGACCAATCTAAGAACGGTATTTTTTACGGAGATaatctaattattaaaatggaGGTCAATCATCGGCAATTAGAGATAATTGGTGATGGTTGTCAAGTTACAATCGTCAATAATCatgctaaaataaaaataatcggtGACGGTGGAGTGTTGAGAATAATTGGAGATAATTTTGGTGATCTTGTGTACTACGGCGACggtggaaaaattttacttggagaaaataataatttgaagaaAGTTCAGTATGTTGGTGATGGTGGTcaggtaaataataaaaaaattatcaatggaCTGGAGTTGTCAGTAGTTTCTGGTGGGTTCCAAAAAATCACCGGCATTGGTACAAAAACAACGAGGAAATTAAAATCACCGGTTGTAAAAATGACGACACCTGATTAA
- the LOC123266302 gene encoding ribonuclease P/MRP protein subunit POP5, whose translation MVRFKNRYFTIEVIPKKESKPLVLKTSTLQAAIQKEVQNTYGEKGLSTISTGFNAKYCNTHTKIALIRCRHGPHNYLISTIPKVIDIGGTTVSIKILYVGATMKKCFAFIKKYQTKKLESMWASLKNDNERKKMIDALMTLTPAMKNFQ comes from the exons ATGGTGCGGTTTAAAAACAg GTATTTTACTATTGAAGTTATACCGAAGAAAGAGTCAAAGCCGTTAGTattaaaaacgtcaacatTGCAAGCAGCGATTCAGAAGGAAGTTCAAAATACTTATGGAGAAAAGGGATTATCCACTATTAGCACTGGATTTAATG ctaaatATTGTAATACACATACAAAAATAGCGTTGATAAGATGCCGGCATGGACCacataattacttaattagCACTATTCCTAAAGTAATTGACATTGGAGGTACAACAGtatctataaaaatactttatgTTGGTGCAACTATGAAGAAATGTTTTGCATTTATAAAA AAGTAccagacaaaaaaattagaatcaaTGTGGGCGAGTTTGAAGAACGAcaatgagagaaaaaaaatgattgacgCTTTAATGACGCTGACTCCCGCGATGAAAAACTTTCAATAA